In uncultured delta proteobacterium, the following proteins share a genomic window:
- a CDS encoding transposase, with product MGYAHLAREERYYICQAVKSGTSLRAIAKAIGRSVSTVSRELARNTGARGYRYRQAHKRSQKRQTSKGKKRIGLEVWTYVEQCLHQDFSPEQISGVLKRKGFALSHEWIYQYILADKKRGGTLHSHLRCQRKRKRRYGKPDRRGQIKGRISIDIRPSIVAERSRLGDWEADTVEGSKGGPVLVTLAERKSRLFLFGKAPNKSASEVRRVIEGLLTPIKDFVQTITYDNGKEFSYHADVSATLEAQGFFAHPYHSWERGLNENSNGLLRQYFPKGVSLASVTQDEIIAAMCRLNWRPRKCLGFKTPYEVFLEDANTQGLGVAL from the coding sequence ATGGGCTATGCACACCTTGCCAGGGAAGAACGGTACTACATCTGCCAGGCAGTGAAAAGTGGAACGTCACTGAGGGCCATAGCCAAAGCGATAGGCCGTAGCGTCTCAACTGTAAGCCGCGAACTTGCGCGAAATACCGGGGCGCGTGGCTACCGCTACAGGCAGGCACACAAGCGCAGTCAGAAAAGGCAGACCAGTAAAGGGAAGAAGCGCATTGGCCTTGAGGTATGGACGTATGTTGAACAGTGTCTGCACCAGGACTTCAGTCCGGAGCAAATCTCTGGAGTTCTCAAACGCAAAGGTTTTGCCCTCAGTCATGAATGGATTTACCAGTACATTCTGGCGGACAAAAAACGAGGAGGAACGCTGCACAGCCATTTGCGCTGCCAGCGCAAACGCAAACGACGATATGGCAAACCCGACAGACGAGGTCAAATCAAGGGGCGTATCAGCATAGACATACGCCCGTCCATTGTTGCCGAGCGCTCACGCCTTGGTGATTGGGAGGCTGATACCGTTGAAGGCAGTAAAGGAGGCCCCGTTTTGGTGACACTTGCAGAGCGTAAAAGTCGTCTTTTCCTGTTTGGCAAGGCTCCCAACAAAAGCGCCAGCGAAGTAAGGCGGGTCATTGAAGGACTCTTGACACCCATTAAGGACTTTGTTCAGACTATTACCTATGATAACGGCAAGGAGTTCAGCTACCATGCCGATGTGTCAGCTACACTCGAGGCTCAGGGATTTTTTGCGCACCCCTACCATTCGTGGGAGCGTGGCTTGAACGAGAACTCCAATGGCCTTCTACGCCAATACTTCCCCAAGGGGGTAAGCTTGGCATCGGTCACGCAAGATGAGATCATAGCGGCAATGTGCCGCTTGAACTGGCGGCCTAGAAAATGCCTTGGGTTTAAGACACCCTATGAAGTTTTTTTAGAAGACGCCAATACCCAAGGACTGGGTGTTGCACTTTGA
- a CDS encoding putative Alpha-N-arabinofuranosidase (Evidence 3 : Function proposed based on presence of conserved amino acid motif, structural feature or limited homology), translating into MNLKPRDRKTREEAAGILEKDFRKALKQGYTPRELSAMLKAEGIIIPAYLVEKYLKPENEKNQQEAKAKPASKTTSKPASAKAVETPPAFGSFTITPDTPLEDL; encoded by the coding sequence TTGAACTTGAAACCGCGTGACAGAAAAACGAGGGAGGAAGCAGCGGGAATTTTGGAGAAAGACTTTCGGAAAGCCTTGAAGCAAGGCTACACGCCAAGAGAACTCAGCGCGATGCTGAAAGCCGAGGGCATTATCATTCCCGCCTACCTGGTGGAGAAATATTTGAAGCCGGAAAACGAAAAGAATCAGCAGGAGGCGAAAGCAAAGCCAGCTTCCAAAACCACGTCCAAACCAGCGTCGGCAAAAGCGGTGGAAACCCCGCCCGCCTTCGGATCATTTACCATAACACCTGACACACCATTGGAGGATTTATAG
- the mobD gene encoding Protein MobD: protein MNAPIYYVGGSKGGVGKSKLSFALLDHLIEDGKRVLLLETDTSNPDVYKAHHPHENDTLACKIIDLDISDGWIELMNVAEAFSEHTVLINSAARSNAGIEKYGAMLRETLGELNRELVTFWVVNRQRDSVELLRGFLNSFPDAHVHVCRNMYFGASEKFELYNTSKARTHIEKKGKTLDFPDLADRVADKLYSGRTPIKNALADLPLGDRAELRRWRQKCGEMFTVALGDK from the coding sequence ATGAACGCGCCCATTTATTATGTGGGAGGAAGCAAGGGCGGGGTTGGAAAAAGCAAGCTGTCCTTCGCTTTGCTCGACCACCTGATTGAAGACGGAAAAAGAGTCTTGTTGCTGGAAACCGACACCTCGAATCCTGATGTCTACAAGGCCCACCATCCGCATGAAAATGACACCCTGGCCTGTAAAATTATCGACCTGGATATTTCGGATGGCTGGATAGAATTGATGAACGTGGCCGAAGCGTTTTCGGAGCATACCGTGCTCATAAATTCCGCTGCCCGGAGCAATGCCGGAATTGAAAAATACGGAGCCATGTTGCGGGAAACTTTGGGAGAATTGAATCGGGAACTGGTCACCTTTTGGGTTGTAAACCGGCAACGGGATTCCGTGGAGCTTTTGCGCGGTTTTCTGAACTCTTTCCCCGATGCCCACGTCCATGTTTGCCGGAATATGTATTTTGGCGCATCGGAAAAATTTGAGTTGTACAATACCTCGAAAGCGCGAACCCATATCGAGAAAAAAGGAAAGACTCTGGACTTTCCCGATCTGGCTGACCGAGTTGCGGACAAGCTGTATTCCGGCAGGACGCCGATAAAAAATGCGCTTGCCGACTTGCCTTTGGGCGACCGCGCCGAATTACGGCGATGGCGGCAGAAATGCGGTGAAATGTTCACAGTCGCGCTTGGAGATAAATAA
- a CDS encoding putative Fat-inducing protein 1 (Evidence 3 : Function proposed based on presence of conserved amino acid motif, structural feature or limited homology), protein MDAEKLSRLERLLERKLSSEEKERLHRVQDAFGISDNDALWELITAMEYQRKYYDELPGKISQAATEIFSGLSQAAQNEVALAQGKLAESVVKQAERLSLKSHIRTLLMWGALALVFLLLHGSLLMWLGFQIGSGQTQPPVMLLRMPVGFVLAGIGLFGGILFGTCAARSFSEGNPGWKKNLGIASGIVLVSMLVLSTAI, encoded by the coding sequence ATGGACGCAGAAAAATTGAGCCGCCTTGAGCGGCTTCTTGAACGCAAACTTTCCAGCGAGGAAAAGGAGCGACTGCATCGGGTGCAAGACGCCTTTGGCATTTCCGATAACGATGCCTTGTGGGAGCTGATCACGGCAATGGAATACCAACGAAAATACTATGACGAGCTGCCGGGAAAAATATCTCAGGCTGCCACCGAAATTTTCAGCGGGCTATCTCAGGCTGCGCAAAATGAGGTCGCTCTGGCGCAAGGAAAACTTGCTGAAAGCGTGGTGAAACAAGCGGAGAGGCTCTCTTTGAAAAGCCACATTCGCACCTTGCTGATGTGGGGGGCGCTCGCGCTTGTTTTTCTGCTGCTGCATGGGAGCCTTTTGATGTGGCTTGGTTTTCAAATCGGGTCTGGCCAGACACAGCCCCCAGTCATGCTGCTCCGTATGCCGGTCGGCTTTGTGCTCGCAGGGATAGGATTATTTGGAGGAATTTTGTTTGGAACGTGTGCTGCCCGATCTTTTTCTGAAGGCAACCCCGGATGGAAAAAGAATTTGGGCATTGCCTCGGGAATCGTGCTTGTCAGTATGCTGGTTTTGAGCACCGCGATTTGA
- a CDS encoding hypothetical protein (Evidence 5 : No homology to any previously reported sequences) → MILTPSVPLVAPAGFFKAPIGVFNMEDKGKFQLFVGQICKNHYSILGVLRITPCGREISK, encoded by the coding sequence TTGATTCTGACGCCAAGCGTCCCCCTGGTTGCCCCGGCAGGCTTTTTTAAAGCGCCTATCGGGGTATTTAATATGGAAGACAAGGGGAAATTCCAATTATTCGTTGGGCAGATTTGCAAAAACCATTATTCTATACTTGGAGTACTCCGCATTACGCCATGCGGCAGGGAAATTTCAAAATGA
- a CDS encoding hypothetical protein (Evidence 5 : No homology to any previously reported sequences), whose protein sequence is MPPYTAVAYPKALRDFLIGHTRQHQCKDLFAARGQLEEVKRVRFVLIKNVQHFNIAMSAKQFSHCEEMEMDCIDPNR, encoded by the coding sequence ATGCCGCCGTACACCGCTGTAGCTTATCCCAAGGCGCTCCGCGATTTTCTTATCGGCCATACCCGTCAGCATCAGTGTAAAGACCTCTTTGCCGCGAGGGGTCAACTTGAGGAAGTCAAGCGAGTGCGCTTCGTTTTGATAAAGAACGTGCAGCATTTCAATATTGCTATGAGCGCCAAGCAATTTTCTCATTGCGAAGAGATGGAAATGGACTGCATCGATCCCAATAGATAG
- a CDS encoding hypothetical protein (Evidence 5 : No homology to any previously reported sequences): protein MRKLLGAHSNIEMLHVLYQNEAHSLDFLKLTPRGKEVFTLMLTGMADKKIAERLGISYSGVRRHKEKMLLMNGCNTVLELVSKYYEGAPGKGSAGMPIGE from the coding sequence ATGAGAAAATTGCTTGGCGCTCATAGCAATATTGAAATGCTGCACGTTCTTTATCAAAACGAAGCGCACTCGCTTGACTTCCTCAAGTTGACCCCTCGCGGCAAAGAGGTCTTTACACTGATGCTGACGGGTATGGCCGATAAGAAAATCGCGGAGCGCCTTGGGATAAGCTACAGCGGTGTACGGCGGCATAAAGAAAAAATGTTGCTCATGAATGGCTGCAATACCGTGCTGGAGCTGGTCAGTAAATATTACGAAGGTGCGCCGGGAAAGGGATCGGCAGGAATGCCCATTGGCGAATGA
- a CDS encoding DNA-binding domain protein (modular protein): protein MNGPPQKGGENNMEYAPEEILTLSQVAEKLRLDPRTVKRVAFALGGRRIGNRWRFKWGAVLEYFNNADFETEQRKSLDGAGGDRRQAGRLQDVPARKERRPGMAGCKRMGGNGTEEGVGGHNDPNGLRKAYGLG, encoded by the coding sequence ATGAATGGTCCGCCGCAAAAAGGCGGTGAGAATAATATGGAATACGCTCCGGAAGAAATTTTAACGCTCAGCCAGGTTGCCGAAAAACTGCGCCTTGACCCTCGCACAGTGAAGAGGGTAGCTTTCGCGTTAGGCGGCAGGCGCATTGGAAACCGCTGGCGTTTCAAATGGGGAGCAGTGTTGGAGTACTTCAACAATGCCGACTTTGAGACCGAACAAAGGAAATCGTTGGATGGCGCGGGTGGTGATCGACGGCAAGCAGGTCGCTTGCAAGATGTTCCCGCCCGGAAAGAAAGGAGGCCCGGAATGGCGGGCTGCAAAAGAATGGGAGGAAACGGAACGGAAGAAGGCGTTGGCGGGCATAATGACCCCAACGGGCTTAGAAAGGCTTATGGCCTGGGGTGA
- a CDS encoding Site-specific recombinase, phage integrase family, whose protein sequence is MARVVIDGKQVACKMFPPGKKGGPEWRAAKEWEETERKKALAGIMTPTGLERLMAWGDSYLDHAQRTMSRQTHVEKKLVMKDFFAYCGKEKIGSLEEVTSAKAYAFLSKVSDERGGNVANKYRKNLLAAWTWGTDFFDGFPQVMSPFLKVKPFPVKRKDRYVPSEEDVIKVLQQAKGQDLVFLLTLYFTGARRGEVFRLTWQDVNLADGKVRLTDNKAGNGQQRVRWLQMHPELIKALAWWKEARPCQVDNVFMQVHCDSYMGDPFRQRRHFMKDLCEKAGVKPFGFHAIRHKSAAITFEGSGLNSAQVLMGHYRATTTDTYVKSAGLYTDQSDILAALGGSGIGQIVGDLLKNKIPQGVAVLEGKCNPELVTQRLRDRKETVTC, encoded by the coding sequence ATGGCGCGGGTGGTGATCGACGGCAAGCAGGTCGCTTGCAAGATGTTCCCGCCCGGAAAGAAAGGAGGCCCGGAATGGCGGGCTGCAAAAGAATGGGAGGAAACGGAACGGAAGAAGGCGTTGGCGGGCATAATGACCCCAACGGGCTTAGAAAGGCTTATGGCCTGGGGTGATAGTTACCTTGACCACGCGCAACGTACCATGAGCCGTCAGACGCATGTGGAGAAAAAGTTGGTTATGAAGGATTTCTTTGCGTATTGCGGCAAAGAAAAAATCGGCTCTCTGGAAGAGGTCACCTCGGCAAAGGCATACGCATTTTTGTCGAAGGTGAGTGACGAGCGGGGCGGCAATGTGGCCAACAAGTATCGCAAAAACCTTCTGGCTGCATGGACTTGGGGAACAGACTTCTTTGACGGCTTTCCCCAGGTGATGTCACCTTTTCTCAAGGTGAAACCTTTTCCGGTAAAAAGGAAGGACAGGTACGTTCCTTCGGAAGAGGACGTTATCAAGGTTTTACAGCAGGCCAAAGGCCAAGACCTCGTTTTCCTGTTGACCCTGTACTTTACGGGTGCTCGGCGGGGCGAAGTGTTCCGGCTGACCTGGCAGGATGTCAACCTTGCTGACGGGAAGGTCCGTTTGACGGACAACAAGGCCGGAAATGGGCAACAGCGGGTCCGGTGGCTCCAGATGCATCCGGAACTGATAAAAGCCCTGGCATGGTGGAAAGAGGCCCGTCCTTGCCAAGTCGATAATGTCTTCATGCAAGTGCATTGCGACAGCTATATGGGCGACCCTTTCAGACAGCGCAGGCACTTCATGAAAGACCTGTGCGAAAAAGCGGGGGTAAAACCCTTTGGCTTCCATGCGATCCGGCACAAGAGCGCGGCCATCACGTTTGAGGGGTCGGGCCTGAACTCGGCGCAAGTCCTGATGGGGCATTACCGGGCGACGACGACCGACACCTATGTGAAAAGTGCTGGATTGTACACAGACCAGAGCGACATTCTGGCGGCGCTCGGCGGCAGTGGCATAGGGCAGATAGTGGGTGATCTGCTGAAAAACAAAATCCCCCAAGGAGTTGCTGTCCTTGAGGGAAAATGTAACCCGGAGCTTGTAACCCAGCGGCTCCGAGACCGAAAAGAGACTGTAACCTGTTGA
- a CDS encoding hypothetical protein (Evidence 5 : No homology to any previously reported sequences) codes for MHGRQAANEPLMRDGEQGASGNRTAGKDGPSPVPPGGSNVMYFVQGPAFTASQAAQGETGLPGRLRQQRASLYYTRRRVAYFFIRCQYIVSRVYLSGSRDLQGHPLK; via the coding sequence TTGCACGGCAGACAGGCGGCAAATGAGCCGTTGATGCGCGACGGCGAACAAGGGGCGAGCGGCAACCGAACGGCGGGCAAAGACGGCCCGTCCCCCGTCCCTCCAGGGGGATCTAACGTTATGTACTTCGTACAAGGGCCGGCCTTTACCGCTTCCCAAGCGGCGCAAGGCGAGACTGGCCTGCCGGGGCGGTTGCGGCAACAACGCGCCTCACTGTATTACACCCGGCGGCGGGTCGCTTATTTCTTTATACGTTGCCAGTATATCGTTTCGCGAGTATATTTATCGGGTTCACGAGATCTCCAGGGCCATCCCCTGAAATGA
- the gapA gene encoding glyceraldehyde-3-phosphate dehydrogenase A (Evidence 2a : Function of homologous gene experimentally demonstrated in an other organism; PubMedId : 1862091, 2124629, 2990926, 775311, 7896119, 8636984, 9298646; Product type e : enzyme) produces MSKIRVGINGFGRIGRLVFRAGLSNPNIEFVGINDPFMSPDYCAYMLRYDTIHGQYKGEIGHTDKELVVNGHKVCFFDEKDPASIPWGSCGADYVVESTGVFTDMEKAGAHLKGGAKKVIISAPSKDAPMFVCGVNLNAYKPDMTIVSNASCTTNCLAPLAKVVHDNFGITDGLMTTVHSATGTQKTVDGPSKKDWRGGRAASYNIIPSSTGAAKAVGKVIPELNGKLTGMSFRVPTLDVSVVDLTVNLKKPAKYEEICAALKKASEGELKGILGYTEDEVVSSDFIGDPRTSIFDVKAGIALTDTFVKLVSWYDNEWGYSNKVLQLIEYMDSKK; encoded by the coding sequence ATGAGCAAGATTCGTGTCGGCATCAACGGCTTCGGACGTATCGGCCGCCTGGTTTTCCGGGCCGGGCTCTCCAACCCCAACATCGAATTCGTGGGCATCAACGACCCCTTCATGAGCCCGGACTATTGCGCCTACATGCTGCGCTATGACACCATTCACGGCCAGTATAAAGGCGAGATCGGCCATACGGACAAGGAGTTGGTCGTCAACGGGCACAAAGTGTGCTTTTTTGACGAAAAAGATCCCGCCAGCATCCCCTGGGGTTCCTGCGGCGCGGATTACGTGGTTGAATCCACCGGCGTGTTCACGGATATGGAAAAGGCCGGCGCGCACCTGAAAGGCGGCGCCAAGAAAGTTATCATTTCCGCCCCGTCCAAGGACGCCCCCATGTTCGTGTGCGGCGTCAACCTGAATGCATACAAGCCCGACATGACCATCGTGTCCAACGCGTCCTGCACCACCAACTGCCTGGCTCCGCTGGCCAAAGTTGTGCACGACAACTTCGGCATCACCGACGGCCTCATGACCACGGTGCACTCCGCCACCGGCACCCAGAAGACCGTTGACGGCCCCTCCAAGAAAGACTGGCGCGGCGGCCGCGCGGCTTCCTACAACATCATTCCGTCTTCCACCGGCGCGGCCAAGGCCGTGGGCAAAGTTATCCCGGAACTGAACGGCAAGCTCACGGGCATGTCTTTCCGTGTGCCGACCCTGGACGTCTCCGTGGTGGACCTGACGGTCAACCTGAAAAAGCCCGCCAAGTATGAAGAAATCTGCGCGGCGCTTAAAAAAGCCTCCGAAGGCGAGCTCAAGGGCATCCTCGGATACACGGAAGACGAAGTAGTGTCCTCCGACTTTATCGGGGATCCGCGCACGTCCATTTTCGACGTCAAGGCCGGCATCGCGCTGACGGATACCTTCGTCAAGCTCGTGTCCTGGTATGACAACGAGTGGGGCTATTCCAACAAGGTGCTCCAACTCATCGAGTACATGGACTCCAAGAAGTAG
- a CDS encoding hypothetical protein (Evidence 5 : No homology to any previously reported sequences): protein MLCPGRRFPAGTFFTAGVFREEGDAAPEIPAPLAPGAEFYGAVASNGFAFPGKRCIRKTRKALS, encoded by the coding sequence TTGCTGTGTCCCGGCCGGAGGTTTCCGGCCGGGACTTTTTTTACGGCCGGTGTTTTCCGGGAAGAAGGGGACGCCGCTCCGGAGATTCCGGCGCCGCTCGCGCCCGGCGCGGAGTTTTATGGCGCCGTCGCGTCAAACGGCTTTGCTTTTCCGGGAAAGAGGTGTATCCGCAAGACACGCAAGGCCCTCTCATGA
- a CDS encoding Major Facilitator Superfamily protein: MDISGGNAVTSGRINGAMPAVLFLTAVFFVNYTDRAILGPLLVHMERSLNLDHVQATSLLLFLSTGFSCGLLSSGFVTASVAPRKIVAFSAIGSGIMLLCISRAHSLWEVRLFFALLGFVSGTYMPAAMATLGSLVLPANWSTAVAVHELSPAVSFIFSPLLAETIATYKGWQSAMVVMGVLSIAMGTLFLLFGKGGREKTERPSAGGIAAALKTPVFWVFIWLFALAVGGEFAPYSVLPLSLTSEQGLGSMEASQLLSLSRVASPFVVLLGGVAAARLGVVRAIFLFLAVHGIALMAMALPASLVGKPGLLAAMACQSMTTAFAFPALFALLARAFPIGQQAMLLSLSLPVATYLGGGMVPMLLGVCGEYLSFATGYFLFGLLCLATIPSLRLCKNV, translated from the coding sequence ATGGACATTTCCGGCGGTAACGCCGTCACTTCGGGCCGTATAAACGGCGCCATGCCCGCGGTGCTTTTTCTTACCGCCGTGTTTTTCGTGAACTATACGGACAGGGCCATCCTCGGCCCGCTTCTCGTGCATATGGAAAGGAGCCTCAACCTCGACCACGTGCAGGCGACCTCGCTGTTGTTGTTTCTCTCCACCGGATTTTCCTGCGGGCTGTTGAGTTCCGGCTTTGTGACGGCAAGCGTGGCCCCAAGAAAGATTGTGGCATTTTCCGCCATCGGCAGCGGCATCATGCTGCTGTGCATTTCCCGCGCGCATTCCCTGTGGGAAGTCCGCCTGTTCTTCGCCTTGCTGGGGTTTGTCAGCGGCACCTATATGCCCGCGGCCATGGCAACGCTGGGGAGTCTGGTGCTGCCCGCGAACTGGAGTACGGCCGTCGCCGTCCACGAACTGTCGCCCGCGGTAAGCTTTATTTTTTCACCGCTCCTGGCGGAGACCATCGCGACGTATAAGGGGTGGCAGAGCGCCATGGTCGTCATGGGGGTGCTGTCGATCGCCATGGGGACGCTCTTTTTGCTGTTCGGCAAGGGAGGGCGGGAAAAAACGGAAAGGCCCTCGGCGGGAGGCATCGCCGCAGCCTTGAAGACGCCGGTGTTCTGGGTCTTCATATGGCTGTTCGCGTTGGCTGTGGGCGGCGAGTTCGCCCCCTACAGCGTGCTGCCCCTTTCCCTGACGTCCGAGCAGGGCCTGGGCAGCATGGAGGCCTCGCAGCTGCTGTCGCTTTCGCGGGTGGCGTCGCCTTTTGTCGTTTTGCTGGGCGGGGTGGCGGCCGCCCGTCTGGGCGTGGTGCGGGCCATTTTTCTTTTTCTCGCCGTACACGGTATCGCGCTCATGGCCATGGCGCTTCCGGCGTCGCTGGTGGGGAAACCCGGGCTTCTCGCGGCCATGGCCTGCCAATCCATGACGACCGCGTTCGCTTTCCCGGCGTTGTTCGCTCTTCTGGCGCGGGCTTTTCCCATAGGGCAGCAGGCGATGCTGCTCTCGCTTTCTCTGCCCGTGGCCACGTACCTGGGAGGCGGGATGGTCCCGATGCTGCTCGGGGTTTGCGGCGAGTATCTGAGTTTCGCCACGGGGTATTTCCTTTTCGGCCTGCTGTGCCTTGCCACCATACCAAGCCTGCGGTTGTGCAAAAACGTGTAG
- a CDS encoding Methyl-accepting chemotaxis sensory transducer, translating into MSIFKKLILLVSATISCLIIALCLTGYFLISGTGNDSAKSQLAIYSNVVQQEIEISMQAQKTFGGILQNDHAFARAVAAGNVDALRGSAKELMDSPLIDLVTICDAKGVVLLRGHSDKAGDTLPATRASMKIPLTEGKTIVGIEPGNVVKLTLASGVPIRHEGNIVGVAILGMDMTSGAFVKKIKDQMNVECTIFMDDTRVSTTVINAEGKPAVGTKLNNDKIYQAVISRGEKVPSRNTILGAEYDTVYWPWKDMTGKNAGILFVGLSRANIESAQTKVVLYFVLAGILVGLLMLACGSYVARAIVRPLRAATGFAEQVAAGNLDGTLAVTTKDEVGVLSRALGVMVQTLKKMILETGEKSREAEEQAQKALSAMKEAGTAKEKAEAGQQAILQAAANVEQVVSRVSSAVENINRQVDASTTQVTFQHERVTNSATAMEEMNATVLEVARSASAAAESSERAMEKAREGEGIVKNSIDSIINVQKDTEDLRTAMNKLGEQAVSIGTVMTVINDIADQTNLLALNAAIEAARAGEAGRGFAVVADEVRKLAEKTMDATKEVSSAITGIQAGARDSITAVDRTGKNLGIATDLVAKSGEALQHIVSESVAMADQIRSIATASEEQAATSEEIARSLDEINTSASETATAMQASSDATGDLTHQTHELQSLVQKLRSDG; encoded by the coding sequence ATGTCAATATTCAAAAAACTTATCCTTCTTGTTTCCGCGACTATTTCCTGCCTTATCATCGCCTTGTGTCTCACAGGATATTTTTTGATTTCAGGTACTGGGAACGATTCAGCCAAAAGCCAGCTCGCCATCTACAGCAATGTAGTGCAGCAGGAGATAGAAATATCCATGCAGGCGCAAAAGACCTTTGGCGGCATCCTGCAGAACGATCATGCGTTCGCCCGGGCGGTGGCGGCCGGCAACGTGGACGCGCTGCGCGGCTCGGCCAAGGAGTTGATGGACTCCCCCCTGATCGACCTTGTCACGATTTGCGATGCCAAGGGCGTCGTTCTTTTGCGCGGGCACTCGGACAAAGCCGGAGATACCCTGCCCGCCACCCGCGCCAGCATGAAGATTCCCCTGACCGAAGGGAAAACCATCGTGGGCATAGAGCCGGGCAACGTGGTCAAACTAACGCTCGCCTCCGGGGTGCCCATCCGCCACGAGGGCAACATTGTCGGCGTGGCCATCCTGGGCATGGATATGACGTCCGGGGCTTTTGTCAAAAAAATCAAAGACCAGATGAACGTCGAATGCACCATCTTTATGGATGACACCCGCGTTTCCACCACCGTCATCAACGCGGAGGGCAAACCCGCTGTCGGCACCAAGCTCAACAACGACAAAATTTACCAGGCCGTCATCAGCAGAGGGGAAAAGGTTCCTTCCCGCAACACGATCCTGGGGGCGGAGTACGACACGGTATACTGGCCCTGGAAGGATATGACCGGCAAAAACGCGGGCATTCTCTTTGTGGGCCTTTCACGGGCCAATATTGAAAGCGCCCAGACAAAGGTCGTTTTGTACTTCGTGCTGGCCGGCATCCTGGTTGGCCTTCTCATGCTCGCCTGCGGCTCCTATGTGGCGCGCGCCATTGTCCGCCCGCTCCGCGCCGCGACCGGGTTCGCCGAACAGGTGGCGGCGGGCAACCTTGACGGCACCCTGGCCGTCACGACAAAGGACGAGGTGGGGGTTCTCTCCCGGGCGCTCGGCGTTATGGTCCAAACGTTGAAAAAGATGATTCTGGAAACCGGGGAAAAATCCCGCGAGGCCGAGGAGCAAGCCCAAAAAGCCCTGAGCGCCATGAAAGAAGCCGGTACCGCCAAGGAAAAGGCGGAAGCCGGGCAACAGGCCATTCTTCAGGCCGCGGCAAACGTGGAGCAGGTTGTGTCGCGCGTTTCCTCCGCCGTGGAAAACATCAACCGCCAGGTTGACGCTTCCACCACCCAGGTCACCTTCCAGCACGAGCGCGTGACCAACTCGGCAACCGCCATGGAAGAAATGAACGCCACGGTGCTTGAAGTCGCCAGAAGCGCCTCCGCCGCGGCGGAAAGTTCCGAACGCGCCATGGAAAAGGCCAGAGAAGGCGAAGGGATCGTCAAGAATTCCATTGATTCCATCATTAACGTGCAGAAAGACACGGAAGATCTGCGCACGGCCATGAACAAACTCGGCGAGCAGGCGGTGAGCATCGGCACCGTTATGACCGTCATCAACGACATTGCCGACCAGACAAACCTGCTCGCCCTCAACGCGGCCATTGAAGCCGCCCGCGCGGGCGAAGCCGGCAGGGGCTTCGCCGTTGTGGCCGACGAGGTGCGCAAACTCGCGGAAAAAACCATGGACGCGACCAAGGAAGTCTCCAGCGCCATAACCGGCATTCAGGCGGGGGCGCGGGACAGCATAACCGCCGTGGACCGCACCGGCAAAAACCTGGGCATCGCGACGGACCTTGTTGCCAAGTCCGGCGAGGCGTTGCAGCATATCGTTTCCGAATCCGTGGCCATGGCTGACCAGATCCGCAGCATTGCCACCGCTTCTGAGGAACAGGCCGCGACGAGCGAGGAAATTGCCCGCTCGCTTGACGAGATAAATACCAGCGCGTCGGAAACCGCGACAGCCATGCAGGCTTCGTCCGACGCGACCGGCGACCTCACGCACCAAACGCACGAATTGCAGTCGCTCGTGCAGAAACTGCGTTCCGACGGGTAA